One Panicum virgatum strain AP13 chromosome 9K, P.virgatum_v5, whole genome shotgun sequence genomic region harbors:
- the LOC120652791 gene encoding uncharacterized protein LOC120652791 isoform X2, protein MSTLCNCAVLGTLLSSSPLHHLVEGMQVHANEGGVTQTRGGIYWIILPAGYLGSSFWGMIFILASTNLLTTRIAAGCFILALVVVLFVADNWFLRWLCIGFVVFIAVVWVIQEFTSFHILKYVILFIGVMNSLFSVYDIYDDLISRRVHSSDAEKFAEICPCPCNGVGWGVIWGFISFIFLCASIYLGLVILS, encoded by the exons ATGTCCACTCTCTGCAACTGTGCAGTCCTGGGCACATTGTTAAGCTCCAGCCCTCTCCACCACCTG GTTGAAGGCATGCAGGTCCATGCGAATGAGGGTGGTGTTACTCAAACTCGGGGTGGCATATACTGGATAATCTTGCCCGCTGGAT ATCTGGGCTCATCATTTTGGGGAATGATCTTCATACTTGCATCCACAAATCTCCTCACTACGAGAATTGCAGCGGGTTGTTTCATACTTGCATTGgttgttgttctttttgttgCAGATAAT TGGTTTCTTCGCTGGCTCTGCATTG GATTCGTTGTGTTCATTGCTGTTGTTTGGGTCATACAAGAATTTACATCTTTCCATATTCTGAAATATGTGATCTTATTCATAG GTGTGATGAACAGCTTATTTTCAGTTTATG ATATTTACGATGACTTGATATCCCGAAGAGTTCATTCAAGTGATGCTGAGAAATTTGCTGAAATCTGCCCTTGCCCCTGCAATGGTGTTGGATGGGGTGTTATATG GGGCTTCATTTCATTTATCTTTCTCTGTGCATCGATATACCTTGGACTGGTCATATTGTCGTGA
- the LOC120652791 gene encoding uncharacterized protein LOC120652791 isoform X1, whose product MAVNWELRGCCGHNQRIFIAAVGVSTVVILLLWRTFLLTPFKLITIFLHETSHALACKLTCGDVEGMQVHANEGGVTQTRGGIYWIILPAGYLGSSFWGMIFILASTNLLTTRIAAGCFILALVVVLFVADNWFLRWLCIGFVVFIAVVWVIQEFTSFHILKYVILFIGVMNSLFSVYDIYDDLISRRVHSSDAEKFAEICPCPCNGVGWGVIWGFISFIFLCASIYLGLVILS is encoded by the exons ATGGCGGTGAACTGGGAGCTGCGGGGCTGCTGCGGCCACAACCAGAGGATCTTcatcgccgccgtcggcgtCTCCACCGTCGTCATCCTCCTC CTGTGGAGGACGTTCCTGCTCACGCCGTTCAAGCtcatcaccatcttcctccaCGAGACCAGCCACGCGCTCGCCTGCAAGCTCACCTGCGGCGAT GTTGAAGGCATGCAGGTCCATGCGAATGAGGGTGGTGTTACTCAAACTCGGGGTGGCATATACTGGATAATCTTGCCCGCTGGAT ATCTGGGCTCATCATTTTGGGGAATGATCTTCATACTTGCATCCACAAATCTCCTCACTACGAGAATTGCAGCGGGTTGTTTCATACTTGCATTGgttgttgttctttttgttgCAGATAAT TGGTTTCTTCGCTGGCTCTGCATTG GATTCGTTGTGTTCATTGCTGTTGTTTGGGTCATACAAGAATTTACATCTTTCCATATTCTGAAATATGTGATCTTATTCATAG GTGTGATGAACAGCTTATTTTCAGTTTATG ATATTTACGATGACTTGATATCCCGAAGAGTTCATTCAAGTGATGCTGAGAAATTTGCTGAAATCTGCCCTTGCCCCTGCAATGGTGTTGGATGGGGTGTTATATG GGGCTTCATTTCATTTATCTTTCTCTGTGCATCGATATACCTTGGACTGGTCATATTGTCGTGA